The Pseudomonadota bacterium genome segment TATGCAGTGTACAACTCCTAACAGTTATGGCCGAATTGAATTAGATGCGCAAGGAGATGTTGCAGCAATTGTGGAATACCAAGATGCAACCCCCGAGCAACGCAACAATCCTTTGGGTAACTCAGGTGTGATGCTGATTGATGGAGCCAAGCTGCAAGGCCTGATGGATCAGCTGACGTGCGACAATGCGCAACAAGAATATTACTTGACGGATCTGGTGCTTTTAGCGCGCGCTCAGGGTGAGCGGGTTATGTGGGTTGAAGGGTGTGAGACGGAGCTGCAGGGCGTCAATACCCGAATTGATCTCAGCCAAGCTGAAGCGGTTTTACAAAAGCGTTGGCGTGAGCAAGCAATGCTTGCAGGGGCGACCTTGATTGATCCACACAGCGTCTATTTTAGTTTTGATACAAAGCTGGGCCAAGATGTAACGGTTTTTCCAAATGTTAGTTTTGGGCCTGGGGTCAGGGTTGATGATCATGCAATCATTCGCCCCTTTTGTCGAATTGAACAAGCACATATTCAAGAGGGAGCTGTGGTTGGTCCATTTGTGCATTTGCGGCCCGGTAGTGTGATAGGATCAGAAAGTCGAATCGGTAATTTTGTTGAGATCAAGCAATCTGAGATTGGCAAGGGAGCCAAGGTCAGTCATCTGAGTTATATTGGTGATACGGATCTGGGTGAGGGGGCCAATGTGGGGGCTGGGACGATTACCTGCAATTATGATGGGTTTGCCAAGCACCGGACGAAAATTGGTAGCCGAGCGTTCATTGGATCTAATAGTTGTTTGATTGCTCCTGTTGAAATTGGTGATCAGGCAATTGTCGGGGCTGGCAGTGTAGTGACGCGTGCTGTTCCGCAAGAGGCTCTAGCACATAGTCGAGTTCCGCAGCAAAATTTGGAGTCAGGAGCGGTCAAGTATCGCCGTAAAAGAAGTTCTTAAAGCGAGGTACAAACACAATGTGTGGAATAATTGGTATTGTTGGTAGAGAGGCGGTTGCACCACGCTTGCTGGAAGGACTGCAACAGCTTGAGTATCGTGGGTATGATTCGGCTGGATTATCTACCTTGGTTGATGGGCGGATTGAACGTCGTCGGACCAAAGGAAAGCTGGTTAACTTAAAAAATGTTGTTGGCAATAACCCATTACCAGGTGTCTTGGGAATCGGACATACCCGCTGGGCTACCCATGGGGTACCTAATGAGACCAATGCCCACCCCCACTGTAATGACAATGTATCGTTAGTGCACAACGGTATCATTGAAAATCATGATGAAATTCGCCAAGAATTAATTGCCCTGGGATATACCTTTGTTAGTGATACTGACACGGAGGTTTTGGTGCACCTGATTGACTCTTATTTGCAAAAAAGTTCATCTCCGCAGCAGGCCGTGCAACAGACTTTGCAAAAAGTTGAAGGTGCCTATGCGCTGGCAATTTTGTTTGGTGGGTATAATGATTTGTTGATTGGAGCACGTCGAGGCAGTCCTTTGGCTGTTGGTTATGGAGAAGGTGAGATGTATCTGGGCTCAGATCAGTTAGCTCTGATGCCTTTAACCCAACGTGTCAGTTATTTAGAAGAAGGAGATCTGGCAGTCCTTACCTCTGAGTCAGTGCAGATTTTTGATGCCACTGGTCAGCTCGTTGAACGTCCGGTTCATGAAAAAGCGTCTGAAAATATTGTGCTTTCCAAGGGAAATTTCCAGCATTTCATGCTCAAGGAAATCCATGAGCAACCTGAAGTGATTCGGCAAACACTTGCGTCCCTATTGAATGAAGAGCACGATGCGATTGCGCTACCTGACTTGCCCTTTGCTATCAAATCGGTTCCCAAGATTACTCTGATTGCCTGTGGTACGGCTTATTATGCCTGTATGGTAGCCAAATATTGGTTTGAAGAAATGGCCCAGATACCCGTTGAAGTGGATTTGGCTTCAGAGTTTCGCTACCGCAAACCACCATTGCAAGAAGGTGGTCTGGCGATCTTTATCTCTCAATCTGGCGAAACCGCAGATACCCTGGCGGCGCATCACTATGCCAAAAAAGGCGGACAACACACTCTTGCCGTTGTCAATGTGGCTGAGAGCTCTTTGGCTCGAGCAGTAGATGTTGTGCTTCAGACATTGGCCGGGCCTGAAATTGGGGTTGCCTCAACTAAGGCATTCACCACCCAGTTGTCAGTGCTTGCGTGTCTAGCATTGGCTTGGGGGGTAGAACGAGGAACGATTACCAAAGCAGAAGAAAAACGTTTATGTGCAGTCTTAGCGCAACTTCCTGAAGCTGTTCGCAGAGCTTTAAAGGTGGAAGAGGCCATCCAACAGAGTGCTTTGAGTCTGTCACGTGCGCGTGACGTTTTATATTTAGGGCGTGGCACCAGCTATCCGCTAGCCCTCGAAGGCGCTTTGAAATTAAAAGAGATTTCCTACATCCATGCTGAAGGCTATGCGGCCGGAGAGATGAAACATGGTCCCATTGCCTTGATTGACGATCAAGTGCCCGTGATCGTCATTGCTCCCCATGATCGTTTTTTCGACAAGACTCTTTCAAATCTGAAAGAGGTGATTGCACGCGATGGGCCAGTTACATTGATCACGGATCAAGAGGGATGCGCTAAAGTTACTGACACTCAGGTGACACCAATTGTGCTTGAAGACGCTGATCCCTATATTACACCGATTGTGTACGCTGTGCCTATTCAATTGTTGGCTTATCATACAGCGCTGCGTAAGGGTACGGATATCGATCAGCCAAGGAATTTGGCAAAATCGGTTACTGTTGAGTGATATTATTTATTTTCTAATTAAGGTTTTGTTTGAATGCGGTATTTTCACAGATTTATATTTTTGGTTTTCATAGCACAGGTAGGATTCAGCTTTGTTTTTAGTTTTTCAGCGATGTCAGTTGCTCCCCAAGCTACAAAAATTTTGATCAAGAAAAAGGACCGACAACTTTGTCTGATGCGGGGTGAAAAAATTCTTAAAACCTATAAGATTGCCCTTGGCTTTAACCCGAAAGGCCATAAAACCCAAGAAGGAGACGGTAAAACCCCTGAGGGTACTTACAAAGGTAACTATTCAGCTTATACCGGCCGTCAAGCGTGGTTAGCGGATTTTGCCCAGCTTGGCTTTTGCCAAGCCTGAATGCAAAATCCTCCCTTATGCAAAACTCAGGCTGACTATTTCACAAATTCCTGTTCTAATTCTGTGACACGGGGCTCACCTAAACGCCGGATATGACCATAAGATGGGGTGATGACAATTTCGATAACTCCATAATGCACATAATCCAGTTGGCCTTCAACAAAAACACCATCTCTTTTTTTCAGGTGCAGATCAATATACTCTCTGGCCATGAAGTCCGTGACAACAACCGTGTGACGCCGGTGTAGGATGCAGTTGTTCCCGATAGGTTCTTCGGAAAAATCCCGGGTGGTCACTCTGAGAATGGTCTGGGCGTGGGTTGTTTTATCTCCTAAAGTATAGGGATGATCATCGAGGTAGCCAACGAGGGTTACGCGGTTGATTGAATTTGTTGCTTGCATGGTAAGGTCCTTTCCATTTTACGTCGCTTAGATTGAAAAAAAGCCTCGGAGCATCCCCAACTCCGAGGCACACAAGCACGACAACCCACCACTTTCAAAAAGGATAGGGGGAACCCTTTTTGCAGCGCCACCCACCATCCTGTAGGCACATCAATAACCCACAAGCCCCGAAAATAGGGGGGATCTTGCATAAAGTGATGGTGTCTGAGGTAGGGATGAGGTAGAGTGGCGTAAGCCATTTGTTGATCTCCTTTAGTGATCACATTTGGTCAGCGGTGATTTGAGTGATGGGTTCACTCTGTCGCCGCGCTCATTTTTGAGGTTACTCTGGTTGGATGGTAAAAGCAACCTCTAATTTGAAATAAAATCTGGGATGGATAAAAGCACTTCTTATCCAAAACTCAGGTTACTTAAATTCAAATTCAAATTCAACTTCAACTTCAACTTTAATTCAGGTCTAACGGGTCGTCATGCCGGAAGCCATTTTTCCCCAGCTCTCCAAGAGCTGGATTGGAAAAATGAGTGGGCCGGTATCCAATTATTCTTTAATGTTGAGGCCAAAAAAAAAGACCGAGCAAAAGCTCGGTCAAGTTTTTTAACAGGGAGGCTTCATGTCTGGGAGACATAGGCTTTAAGATAAACTTAAAGCCTCCGGGACCGAAGTCCCGCCGACCAAGCCTTGCGCTTGGATAATTTATATATAGTCTCTTGAGTCAAAAAAGAGAAGCATTATTTTGACATTTTATACATGTCTTTTAAGCATGGCATGTATCGTAGTGTTTAAGCGGATAGTTCGACTTGCCGTAGAATTTTTTGCTGTTTGCGGGCCATTGCATCTTTATCAAAACCACGAATTAGCCCATGAAATTCTTGATACCAGTTAATTTCGGCTTTGAGGTGTAAAAACACAGATCCTAAACCAATGGCGGCACGATCCATGAAGACAAATTCGGCAGGCGGACTGACACCGCCTATTTCTCTAAGAGCCGCATGAACTTTGCCAGCCACCTCGCGGCCATAAATGCCGCTTTGGTTTTCGTCAATGGGGCGGATGCGGTCTTCCAAAATGGGTCCGTAGAGAAATTTAGCCCAGCCATTTAAAACCTCGATTAATTCCTTGGAAATGTTGTCAAATCCCCAGCTTTCGTAGGCATGGATTGCACGTTCTTGATCATTGTTTTGCAAAGCAAAGTAAAGGTCAATGACGCCCTGAACCAGCGTAGACGGGAACACTCGGATGCAACCAAAATCCAGTAAATTGACAGAGTTATTTTCAGGGATGGTGTAATTGCCCAGATGTGGATCGCCATGGATGATGCCATAGTTATAAAAGGGTACATACCAGGCTCGAAACATATTGCGCGCAATTTGATTGCGCGCGTCCAAGGAACGCTGTTTGGCTTGCATCAAAGGTTCGCCTGCAAGCCACGTCATAGATAACAGTCGTTTTGTCGACAGCTCCGGGATCA includes the following:
- the glmU gene encoding bifunctional UDP-N-acetylglucosamine diphosphorylase/glucosamine-1-phosphate N-acetyltransferase GlmU, which translates into the protein MQLRTIILAAGQGARMQSSLPKVCHALGGRPLLHYVLDVSFQMDPETLSVVISPNTPDVEQVIDEFSATCGCKIYTSLQQEQHGTGHALMAAYEHWKKATGPVLVLFGDTPLLTQATLEKMLNAYQQDPNPAVVVLGMQCTTPNSYGRIELDAQGDVAAIVEYQDATPEQRNNPLGNSGVMLIDGAKLQGLMDQLTCDNAQQEYYLTDLVLLARAQGERVMWVEGCETELQGVNTRIDLSQAEAVLQKRWREQAMLAGATLIDPHSVYFSFDTKLGQDVTVFPNVSFGPGVRVDDHAIIRPFCRIEQAHIQEGAVVGPFVHLRPGSVIGSESRIGNFVEIKQSEIGKGAKVSHLSYIGDTDLGEGANVGAGTITCNYDGFAKHRTKIGSRAFIGSNSCLIAPVEIGDQAIVGAGSVVTRAVPQEALAHSRVPQQNLESGAVKYRRKRSS
- the glmS gene encoding glutamine--fructose-6-phosphate transaminase (isomerizing) produces the protein MCGIIGIVGREAVAPRLLEGLQQLEYRGYDSAGLSTLVDGRIERRRTKGKLVNLKNVVGNNPLPGVLGIGHTRWATHGVPNETNAHPHCNDNVSLVHNGIIENHDEIRQELIALGYTFVSDTDTEVLVHLIDSYLQKSSSPQQAVQQTLQKVEGAYALAILFGGYNDLLIGARRGSPLAVGYGEGEMYLGSDQLALMPLTQRVSYLEEGDLAVLTSESVQIFDATGQLVERPVHEKASENIVLSKGNFQHFMLKEIHEQPEVIRQTLASLLNEEHDAIALPDLPFAIKSVPKITLIACGTAYYACMVAKYWFEEMAQIPVEVDLASEFRYRKPPLQEGGLAIFISQSGETADTLAAHHYAKKGGQHTLAVVNVAESSLARAVDVVLQTLAGPEIGVASTKAFTTQLSVLACLALAWGVERGTITKAEEKRLCAVLAQLPEAVRRALKVEEAIQQSALSLSRARDVLYLGRGTSYPLALEGALKLKEISYIHAEGYAAGEMKHGPIALIDDQVPVIVIAPHDRFFDKTLSNLKEVIARDGPVTLITDQEGCAKVTDTQVTPIVLEDADPYITPIVYAVPIQLLAYHTALRKGTDIDQPRNLAKSVTVE
- a CDS encoding L,D-transpeptidase family protein, producing the protein MRYFHRFIFLVFIAQVGFSFVFSFSAMSVAPQATKILIKKKDRQLCLMRGEKILKTYKIALGFNPKGHKTQEGDGKTPEGTYKGNYSAYTGRQAWLADFAQLGFCQA
- a CDS encoding AarF/ABC1/UbiB kinase family protein; translated protein: MSEQESDSFSQRLKRYAKVSTKLTYLVTQLAGHYVGTSLDRPAHALALKTALGDLKGPIMKIAQLLSTIPDALPEEYAKELAHLQSQAPSMGWPFVNRRMKAELGPDWQTKFAFFEHTAAAAASLGQVHKAQDLQNHTLACKLQYPNMSAVVEADLKQLKILLKLYETYDKAVRTSYIYPEIAARIREELDYNLEAKHIQLYQTMLQDEPTIHVPNVIPELSTKRLLSMTWLAGEPLMQAKQRSLDARNQIARNMFRAWYVPFYNYGIIHGDPHLGNYTIPENNSVNLLDFGCIRVFPSTLVQGVIDLYFALQNNDQERAIHAYESWGFDNISKELIEVLNGWAKFLYGPILEDRIRPIDENQSGIYGREVAGKVHAALREIGGVSPPAEFVFMDRAAIGLGSVFLHLKAEINWYQEFHGLIRGFDKDAMARKQQKILRQVELSA